A stretch of DNA from Pirellulales bacterium:
GGTCTCGCGAATCTCGATGTCGAACTCCTCGATGTGAATCGAGGTGTAGGTGTCGTTTTGCACCAGCTCTTCGCTGATGATGATGGCGTCCTCGTAGTTGAAGCCGTCCCACGACATGAAGCCCACCAGCACATTGCGGCCCAGGGCCAGCTCGCCGTGGAAGGTGGCGGCGCCGTCGGCGATCACCTCGCCTTTTTCCACCTTTTGGCCCACTTTGATGATCGGCTTTTGGTTTTGGCAGGTTCGCTCATTGAGTCCGACGAACTTGCGCAGCGGGTACACATCGTCGCCAATTTCGATCCGCGAGGCGTCGACGTGCGTGATCGTCCCCTTGCGGCGGGCGCGAACAAGCATGCCCGAGTTACGGGCGACATCGCGTTCCATGCCAGTGGCGACGATCGGCGGCTCGGCCAAGAGCAGCGGCACGGCTTGCCGCTGCATGTTCGATCCCATGAGCGCGCGGTTGGCGTCGTCGTGCTCCAAGAAGGGAATCAGGCTGGCGGAGACGCCCACCATTTGGCACGGCGCCACATCGATGTATTGCACCTTGTCGACCGGCACCATCTCGAAGTCGGCGCGATGTCGGGCAATGATCGTGTCGCCCTGGATTTTGCCTTTTTCGATCGGCGCGTCGGCCGGGGCCACGAAGGCTTCGGCTTCTTGATCCGCGCGGAGCCAGACTACTTCCTCGGTGAGCTTGCCCTTGTTCACTTCGCGATAGGGAGTGACCAAAAAGCCGTACTCGTCGACCGTCGAATAGATGGCCAAGCTGGAGATCAAACCGATGTTCGTGCCTTCCGGCGTTTCGATCGGGCAAATGCGCCCGTAGTGCGAAATGTGCACGTCGCGGACTTCGAAGCCGGCGCGCTTGCGGTTCAAACCGCCTGGGCCCAGGGCCGACAAGCGACGCTCGTGGGTGAGCATCGACAGTGGATTGGTCTGATCGACCACTTGCGACAATTCGCCGCGGCCAAAGAAGTATTCGATCGCCGCCGAGACGCTTTTGGGATTGATCAGACTGCGCGGCGTCATGTCCTCGATGTCCTTGAGGCTCATCCGCTCCTGCACGGTGCGGCGCAGCTTCAAGAAGCCTTTGCGCAATTCGTCGGCCGCCAACTCGTCGATGGTGCGCAGGCGGCGATTGCCGAGGTGGTCGATGTCGTCCACTTCCGAGGCGTCGTCGTTGCTGCGCAGATTCAGCAGGTATTTGATGGACGCCATCAAATCCTCTGGCCGCAGCGTCATTTCGTTTTCGTTGACGGTGAGCCCCAGCTTGCGATTGATGCGGAAGCGTCCGACGCGCCCCAACCGGTAGCGGTTGGTGTCGAAGAACTTTTCGTGGAACAGGGCGCGGGCCTTTTCCAATTGCGGCGGATTGCCGGGCCGCAAGCGCTGATAAATTTTGAGCAGCGCTTCCTCGTGGCTGTTGGTCGCGTCTTCGGCCAGGCTATTGAAGATCAGCGGATCCTTGACGTTGGGCATCACCTCGACGCTGGACAAGCCCGACGAGCAGATCAGTTCGGCCGCGTTCTTGGTGATTCGCTGCCCCGCCTCGACAAGCACCTCGCCCGCCCGATCGGAGTTGGCGGGATATACGATGTCGTTGACGGCGATCTTGCCTTCGATCTTGCCGACGCTGCGACCGTCGTGAATCGTCTCGGTCGAGGTGTCGTAGAACATGCGGATGAGTTCGGCGTTGGTGCCGGACTTGGAATCCATCGCCCGCAGCAGGGTCATGGCCGAGAATTTGCCGCTCTGGTCGATGCGAACGCTCAGGCTGTCCTTCTTGGTGACGTTCAGTTCGATCCAACTGCCGCGCTCGGGGATGATGCGGCAGCTGTGCATGCGCTTGTCGCCCCCTTCGAGCTCGCTGACGAAGTCGATGCCGGGGCTGCGATGCAACTGGCTGACGACGACGCGCTCGGCGCCGTTGATGATGAACTCGCCGCCGCCCAACATGATTGGCATGTCGCCGAGATAAACCTCTTCTTCAATCGGCTGCTCTTTGGTGAGCCGCAGCCAGACCTTGAAGGGGCGGCCATAGGTGAGCCGCAACTGGCGGCACTCGTCGGGCTCGTAGCGCGGCTTGCCTAGCTCGTAGCGCAGATATTCCAGGCGCAGCGTCTTGTCGTAACTTTCGATCGGAAAGATTTCGCGCAGCACCCCTTCGATGCCGTGGTCCTTTCGCTTTTCCTGCGGGACCTCGAATTGCAAAAAGGTGTCGTAGCTCTTGGTTTGAATTTCCGTGAGATCAGGAATCGAGAAGCTCTCGAGCCCCGAGCCAAACCGACGAATCTCTTGCGGACGAATGCGACGTTCTGCCGGAACTGGCATGGAAATCTCGCTCCTTAAGATCTAACGGACCAAGTCAGCCGAAGGGCCGAGCAAGACCAACGTGAACCGCAGCCAGTGGTCCCAACCAAAGCCACTGCCGCGGGAGAGGAAGGCGCAGACACAGTTCGAGGGGCGCAGGGCCATATCGCCACCGCACACGCCTTCGACGCGGAACAATCGACCTGCGGCCTGCAAGTCGGTTGTTCGCTCCAGCGCAGCGCGCCAGCGAAAATAAGCCCATCCATATTGCGGGCGCAACAAGCCAAGCGGGTCTACCTAGGCCAACGACGCCGCTTCCGTGGCCGCCGGCCTAATTAAGGACGCAACGTCAATTGTTACGAATGTTCCAACAAAAACAACCCTTATGCTCAAACATTTTTCGTGTTCGGCACGCAGGATGCTGCCAAACGGCTATTTGATGGAGACGGTGGCGCCGTTTTCCTCCAGCTCCTTCTTGAGCTTGGCGGCGTCTTCCTTCGACATGCCTTCCTTCACCTTGCTCGGGGCGCCTTCGACCAGATCCTTGGCCTCTTTCAGGCCCAGACCCGTGGCCGCTCGCACCACCTTGATGACGTTGATCTTCTTGTCGCCGTGGGCTTCGAGAACAACATCGAACTCGGTCTTTTCCTCGGCGGCCGGGGCCGCGCCGCCACCCGCGCCAGCGCCGGGGGCCATCATCATCACGCCACCGCCAGCGGCGGCCTTGATGCCATGTACGTCTTCGAGGTAGTCGCTCAACTCCTTCGCTTCCTTGAGCGTGAGACCGACAATGCGGTCGCCAAGCTCCTTGGCGGAGGTGGAAAATTCTTTGGTCGCGGAATCAGTGGCCATGGGGGTCCTCGTCCTTTCTCGCTCTCTTGCCCGCGCGGCACGAATCGGCTGGCGACTCGTCGATGGTTGGGCCGATGTTGAAGTAGCTTATGGTGAAGTGGTTGAATGGATTGCTTGGTGGGTTGCCGCCCCGCGCACGGGCCGCCTGGGTTAGGCCCCTGCCTCGGGCGCAGGGGCATCAGCAGCAGCCGGCGGTGGATCGGCCGCAGTTTCGGCCGCCGGTTCGGTAGCGGCCTCGGCGCCAGCAGCCTTCTCTTTGATTTGGCTGGCTAGCGCGCCGCCCACGCTGGTGAGTTGAGCCGCTAGCGTGGCGCCTGGTCCCAAGATCTGGCCGACCAGTATCGACAGTTGCTCTTCGCGGCTGGGCCATTTGCTGACCTGCTCGACCTCGCCCGCCGACAGCGGCGCGCCGTCCATCACGCCGCCACGGGCGTGCAACTTGTCGTACTGCTTGTCCGCGGCCAGGCGCGTGATTTCTTTGGCCAGATCGACAATGTCGGTTCCGCCCCAGACGACGGCGGCGGGCCCGGCCAGTCCGTGAAACGCCGGCGCGAGCGACGTGCCTTCGACAGCACGGCGCGCCAAGCTGTTCTTGATCACCATCAGGTGCATTTGCTTGCCGCGCAACTCCATTCGCAGCCGGTGGCTACGATTGGCGTCCATACCGGCGACGCTCACCAGCAGGCAATCCTGGATTCCGTCGAGCCGCTCGCGCAGATCGCCGGTCATTAGTTCTTTTACGTATTTGCTCATGGGACACGCACTTTACTGTTTCGTCGCTCGTCGGCAAGGGGCCAACTGGCCATCGCGGCGCGAGCTTCGTTCATGGTCTTCCCTACAATCGGATCAGGCCGCCACCCCAATGCCTGGGCTCATCGTGGCGCTGATGGTAATGCTCTTCACATACTGGCCCTTGATCGCCGTCGGCTTGATGTTCAAGACGTAGTCGATGAAGGCGCGGATGTTTTCGGCCAACTTGTCGGCGTCGAAGCTCAGCTTGCCCGCCACGCCATGCACCACACCGCCGGCGTCGTTGCGGAACTCGACCTTGCCGGCCTTGTACTCGTTGACGGTCTTGGAGATTTCCGGAGTGACAGTGCCGGCGCGCGGCGACGGCATCAGGCCGCGCGGACCGAGCACTTTACCCAGCGGACCCACCAGCCCCATCATGTCGGGAGCGGCGATGCAGACGTCGAAGTCGGTCCAACCTTCGCGAATCTTCTTGGCCAGATCCTCGGCGCCAACTTCGGTCGCGCCGGCGGCCTTGGCCTGGTCGGCCAGATCCCCCTTGGCGAACACGACCACCCGCAGGCTCTTGCCAATGCCGTGCGGCAACACGACCGAGCCGCGCACGATCTGATCGGCCTGCTTGGCGTCGACCCCCAGTCGCATGGCGACTTCGACGGTTTGATCGAACTTGGTGTTGTTGAATTGCTTCAGCAAGGCGACGGCCTGGGGCAGCGCCATCGTGGTCTTGGGAGGCGCCTTCTTAACCAGGCCCTTCATGCGTTTTGATTGTTTGGCCATGAGTTGTGCTTGTTCTATGAGTCGCTGAAATAGATCGATTGAGTGTGCGAAACGGGCTGGTCAACCTTCGACGTTCAGGCCCATGCTGCGGGCAGTGCCCTCGACCATGCGGCGGGCATGATCGACGTCGCGCGAGTTGAGGTCGGCCATCTTGGTCTTCACGATTTCTTCCACCTGGGCGCGGGTGACCGTGCCGACTTTGTCTTTGTTGGGCACCCCCGATCCCTTGGCAATGCCCGCCGCCTGCTTGAGTAGCGCGGCCGCCGGTGGGCTCTTGGTCACGAAGTCAAAGCTGCGATCATTGAAGACCCGCACGACCACGGGGATCGGCATGCCGCCCGCATCGCGAGTGCGCTCGTTGAATTGCGAGACGAACTGGCCCAGATTGATGCCGTGCCGGCCCAGAGCGGTGCCGACCGGCGGCGCTGGAGTCGCCTGTCCGCCAGGGACCTGAAATTTCACTTCCGCGACAAGTTGCTTGGCCATTTTGCTCTCGGATTCGTGCTATTGCCGCATTGCGCGGCGCTGGGTTCGATGGTGGTTTGCTGCGCGCGTCAGATCGATTCGATCTGCCAATATTCGAGTTCCACAGGGGTCGAGCGGCCGAAAATGTTGATCATCACCGTCACGCGACCGTTGGTTTGGTCGATGTTGTCGACCTCTCCCTCGAAGTTCTCGAAGGTGCCTTCGTTGATCTTCACGCGATCGCCCGATTTGAAGCTGATCTTCAGCCGCGGCTGCTCCTCGGTCTTTTCTTCTTCCTTGGCGATCAGCTTGGAGACTTCATGCGGCAGCATGGGAATTGGCTTGCCGCCCGATCCCGTGAAGTCGCCGATGCCGGGGGTATCGCGGACGAGGAACCAGGTTTCCTCGGTGATCGACATGTGAATGACGATGTAGCCCGGATACAACTTGCGTTTGACGACCTTCTTTTTGCCGTTCTTGAACTCGGTGACCATCTCGGTGGGGACGATGATCTCCCCGAAATAGTCTTGCAGTCCGGCAATCGCCACGCGGCGCTGTAACCCGTCGGCAATGGTGTCCTCGCGGTTGCTCTGCACCTTGAGGATGTACCAATCTTTGTTGTTTGGATCGCCTTCCGGCTCATCGGGCTCCGGCAAGGGGGTAGGCTTGGCGGATTTTGTCGCCTTGGCTGGTTTGGTGGGCTTCGCCGCCGGCTCCGCGGCCACAGTCTCGACGATCTCGGGCGCCGCCGACTCGGCTTCGACCTGGGGTTCGCGCGCGGCGTCGACCGCCTGAGGTTCAGCGCTGCTCATCGCGCCGATCTCCTCCGACGGTGTCGCAGCGGCTCGTGGCTCCTCGCCCGGCGTGGTTTGCGACTCGTCGATCACGTTCGATTCCCCTTCCATACGTATGGGCTTGCACTACGATCCGCTGCGCCGCGCTCGGCTCAGGAAGTCACGCCGAGGAACGTCAGCAGATAGCTCCAAAAAAAGTCGTACAAGAACAGTGTGAGAGCCAAAAAGAAGATCGTGAACATCACCACGAACGTGCTGCGGAACAGCACGTCGCGCGTGGGCCACGATACCTTGTTCATCTCGGCTTCCACCGCAATCAAAAAGTCAGCGAATTGCGGCACGTTCACCGCGCGGTAGCAAATCCACAGACCGAGCGCCAAGAGCGCGGCCGGCACCAGGTATTGCAATTCGCGACGGCCGGACGGCTCCAGATAAACCATGAGTCGCCAACAGCCCAGCGCGCATCCCAAGGCTAGCGCCGCAAAGGTCATCTGCCGCATCATCCGACCCTGACTGCGCTTGTAGAGTCCCGTTTGGAACAGCGCACGCAGAATCGGATTGCCAGCGATTGTTTCGTCCTTGGAAGCCATCAGCTCCACCTGCGGGCGTGGCCCGCACTCGT
This window harbors:
- the rpoB gene encoding DNA-directed RNA polymerase subunit beta, with protein sequence MPVPAERRIRPQEIRRFGSGLESFSIPDLTEIQTKSYDTFLQFEVPQEKRKDHGIEGVLREIFPIESYDKTLRLEYLRYELGKPRYEPDECRQLRLTYGRPFKVWLRLTKEQPIEEEVYLGDMPIMLGGGEFIINGAERVVVSQLHRSPGIDFVSELEGGDKRMHSCRIIPERGSWIELNVTKKDSLSVRIDQSGKFSAMTLLRAMDSKSGTNAELIRMFYDTSTETIHDGRSVGKIEGKIAVNDIVYPANSDRAGEVLVEAGQRITKNAAELICSSGLSSVEVMPNVKDPLIFNSLAEDATNSHEEALLKIYQRLRPGNPPQLEKARALFHEKFFDTNRYRLGRVGRFRINRKLGLTVNENEMTLRPEDLMASIKYLLNLRSNDDASEVDDIDHLGNRRLRTIDELAADELRKGFLKLRRTVQERMSLKDIEDMTPRSLINPKSVSAAIEYFFGRGELSQVVDQTNPLSMLTHERRLSALGPGGLNRKRAGFEVRDVHISHYGRICPIETPEGTNIGLISSLAIYSTVDEYGFLVTPYREVNKGKLTEEVVWLRADQEAEAFVAPADAPIEKGKIQGDTIIARHRADFEMVPVDKVQYIDVAPCQMVGVSASLIPFLEHDDANRALMGSNMQRQAVPLLLAEPPIVATGMERDVARNSGMLVRARRKGTITHVDASRIEIGDDVYPLRKFVGLNERTCQNQKPIIKVGQKVEKGEVIADGAATFHGELALGRNVLVGFMSWDGFNYEDAIIISEELVQNDTYTSIHIEEFDIEIRETKLGREEFTRDIPNVSEKALRNLDESGIVQIGTYVRPGDILVGKVSPKSKTELTPEEKLLHAIFGRAGEDVKNDSLEVPSGVEGIVIDTQKFSRRMSLSDDERRQFEKALKDAEAEGNSKIAQIFGEMVGEIEKVLQRQLTDEDGNAMVRDQESKFVAEQAGRFRLDNIEIRSPQRKADVEKLYKTMWPQVELAIDERDRKLNSMKRGDELRSGVLQMVKVYIATKRVVSVGDKMAGRHGNKGVVAKILPREDMPFLADGTSLQIMLNPLGVPSRMNVGQILETHLGWAGAKLGFQAITPVFDGASEGEINECLDVAKLPKHGKSRLYDGRTGEPMEQETTVGYIYMMKLHHLVDDKVHARSTGPYSLITQQPLGGKARFGGQRFGEMEVWALEAYGAAYILQELLTVKSDDVEGRTKIYESMVKGENTLEAGTPASFDVLTNEIRGLALNMQLEKRRV
- the rplL gene encoding 50S ribosomal protein L7/L12, with amino-acid sequence MATDSATKEFSTSAKELGDRIVGLTLKEAKELSDYLEDVHGIKAAAGGGVMMMAPGAGAGGGAAPAAEEKTEFDVVLEAHGDKKINVIKVVRAATGLGLKEAKDLVEGAPSKVKEGMSKEDAAKLKKELEENGATVSIK
- the rplJ gene encoding 50S ribosomal protein L10, producing MSKYVKELMTGDLRERLDGIQDCLLVSVAGMDANRSHRLRMELRGKQMHLMVIKNSLARRAVEGTSLAPAFHGLAGPAAVVWGGTDIVDLAKEITRLAADKQYDKLHARGGVMDGAPLSAGEVEQVSKWPSREEQLSILVGQILGPGATLAAQLTSVGGALASQIKEKAAGAEAATEPAAETAADPPPAAADAPAPEAGA
- the rplA gene encoding 50S ribosomal protein L1 — its product is MAKQSKRMKGLVKKAPPKTTMALPQAVALLKQFNNTKFDQTVEVAMRLGVDAKQADQIVRGSVVLPHGIGKSLRVVVFAKGDLADQAKAAGATEVGAEDLAKKIREGWTDFDVCIAAPDMMGLVGPLGKVLGPRGLMPSPRAGTVTPEISKTVNEYKAGKVEFRNDAGGVVHGVAGKLSFDADKLAENIRAFIDYVLNIKPTAIKGQYVKSITISATMSPGIGVAA
- the rplK gene encoding 50S ribosomal protein L11, with the translated sequence MAKQLVAEVKFQVPGGQATPAPPVGTALGRHGINLGQFVSQFNERTRDAGGMPIPVVVRVFNDRSFDFVTKSPPAAALLKQAAGIAKGSGVPNKDKVGTVTRAQVEEIVKTKMADLNSRDVDHARRMVEGTARSMGLNVEG
- the nusG gene encoding transcription termination/antitermination protein NusG → MSSAEPQAVDAAREPQVEAESAAPEIVETVAAEPAAKPTKPAKATKSAKPTPLPEPDEPEGDPNNKDWYILKVQSNREDTIADGLQRRVAIAGLQDYFGEIIVPTEMVTEFKNGKKKVVKRKLYPGYIVIHMSITEETWFLVRDTPGIGDFTGSGGKPIPMLPHEVSKLIAKEEEKTEEQPRLKISFKSGDRVKINEGTFENFEGEVDNIDQTNGRVTVMINIFGRSTPVELEYWQIESI
- the secE gene encoding preprotein translocase subunit SecE, whose product is MASKDETIAGNPILRALFQTGLYKRSQGRMMRQMTFAALALGCALGCWRLMVYLEPSGRRELQYLVPAALLALGLWICYRAVNVPQFADFLIAVEAEMNKVSWPTRDVLFRSTFVVMFTIFFLALTLFLYDFFWSYLLTFLGVTS